A stretch of the Psychroserpens sp. Hel_I_66 genome encodes the following:
- a CDS encoding LptF/LptG family permease yields the protein MKILDRYIFMTYLKTFLSVFIILMFIFVLQAIWLYIGDLAGKDLDTFVIIKLLVYITPTLIPLILPLTILLVSIMVFGQFAENYEFAAMKSTGISLQRAMKSLSVFIVLLGLVTFVFSNNVIPWANKNVYNLRKNIAQVKPALAITKGQFNEIGNYNIKVEDKTGENGEFLKNVVIHKKATQNAKNKTVIIAESGLLEGSVNSNLIQLILYNGNYYEEIESRDIKQNRKKPHAKSYFEEYTINVDLEGFNDVDMDDQSYDNRYNMLNIRDLSYTVDSLYDKKEVALKNFSKTLYDRTSIATLNKNISPQKDSIFDGDILSLFNDKTKVQLLNLANNTLTSTNQIIKSNKQNFAAQTNWRNKHVISLHEKYLLGLACIILFFVGAPLGALIRKGGIGLPLVIAILLFLTYHFIGIFAKNSSLDDSLNPVIATWLSTAIMLPLSIYLTRRATRDRPLFESDGILDPLKKLFGIKSKTLVFDSNTLDENSEAYQTLTSYDNNQLIDVVKHYRQYDYDIAYKNSSVGILETRGITKQELKFGGNLTDHKYEESLRLKYRYEENSKLAFILYALAILFILPGAILKNNEFPMLGNALFLTGILFGVLYLFPLLKSFIDQSNLFKQLGKNNISNALIFVIVGLPLYFVFYFFQKKKINEELRLNSFATISNEEVSKAIIDPTNNKAFLDYKAYANYALIFYCFSMILLLSFFVFKNNKLPAAEEASKELAVISAIIFLIYHIAASIFFGKIYNDITDQRQSKNTFWTIIGFILYPITYILRRNKIARDVSA from the coding sequence ATGAAAATATTAGATAGGTATATATTTATGACCTACCTAAAAACATTTTTGAGCGTGTTTATTATACTCATGTTCATTTTTGTTTTACAGGCTATCTGGTTATATATTGGCGATTTGGCAGGTAAGGATTTAGACACTTTTGTCATCATTAAGCTGCTTGTATATATCACACCTACACTTATCCCTTTAATCTTACCACTTACTATTTTATTGGTTTCTATTATGGTTTTTGGCCAGTTTGCTGAGAACTATGAGTTTGCAGCTATGAAGTCTACAGGCATTTCATTGCAACGCGCTATGAAAAGTTTAAGTGTTTTTATTGTATTACTTGGATTGGTCACCTTTGTTTTTTCTAATAATGTGATTCCTTGGGCCAATAAAAATGTTTATAACCTTCGTAAAAATATAGCTCAGGTTAAACCAGCTCTAGCCATTACTAAAGGTCAGTTCAATGAAATTGGTAATTACAATATTAAGGTTGAAGATAAAACAGGAGAAAATGGCGAATTTTTAAAAAATGTGGTCATTCATAAAAAAGCAACTCAAAATGCTAAAAACAAAACTGTTATTATTGCTGAAAGCGGATTACTTGAGGGTAGCGTCAATTCTAACCTAATACAGTTAATTTTATACAATGGCAATTATTACGAGGAAATAGAAAGTAGAGATATAAAACAAAATAGAAAAAAGCCTCACGCAAAGAGTTATTTTGAAGAATATACAATTAACGTTGATTTAGAGGGTTTCAATGATGTTGATATGGACGACCAAAGTTATGACAATCGTTATAACATGCTTAACATTAGAGACCTTAGCTATACAGTTGACAGTTTATATGATAAAAAAGAAGTTGCCTTAAAAAATTTCTCTAAAACTCTTTATGACAGGACTTCTATAGCTACACTAAATAAAAATATCTCACCTCAAAAAGACTCTATTTTTGATGGCGATATATTAAGCTTATTTAATGACAAAACTAAAGTTCAATTACTTAATCTAGCCAATAATACGCTTACTAGCACCAATCAAATCATTAAGTCTAATAAACAGAATTTTGCAGCGCAAACAAATTGGAGAAATAAACATGTTATTTCATTACATGAAAAATATCTTTTAGGACTTGCTTGTATTATTCTCTTTTTTGTTGGTGCTCCTTTAGGCGCGCTAATTAGAAAAGGCGGTATAGGTTTACCTTTAGTTATCGCTATTCTATTATTTTTAACTTATCACTTTATTGGGATTTTCGCAAAAAACAGCTCTTTAGACGATTCTCTAAATCCTGTAATTGCGACATGGCTTTCTACTGCTATTATGCTCCCTTTAAGTATCTACTTGACCAGAAGAGCTACAAGAGATAGGCCTTTATTTGAGTCTGACGGAATTTTAGATCCCCTCAAAAAATTATTTGGCATTAAGAGTAAAACATTGGTGTTTGACTCCAATACTTTAGACGAGAATTCTGAGGCCTATCAAACATTAACTAGTTATGACAATAATCAATTAATTGATGTGGTTAAACATTACCGACAATACGATTATGATATTGCTTATAAAAATTCGTCGGTTGGTATTTTAGAAACCAGAGGCATTACAAAGCAAGAACTAAAGTTTGGAGGTAATCTAACAGATCATAAGTACGAAGAGTCATTACGATTAAAATACAGGTACGAAGAGAATTCTAAATTAGCATTTATATTATATGCTCTAGCCATACTCTTTATTCTACCTGGAGCTATATTAAAAAACAATGAGTTTCCAATGTTAGGAAATGCATTATTTTTAACTGGTATCCTTTTTGGAGTTTTATACTTATTCCCACTCTTAAAATCTTTTATAGATCAATCCAACCTCTTTAAACAATTAGGAAAAAACAATATTTCTAATGCTTTGATATTTGTAATTGTTGGTTTACCACTCTATTTTGTATTCTACTTTTTTCAGAAGAAAAAGATAAACGAAGAACTTAGATTAAACTCATTTGCTACAATTTCCAATGAAGAGGTATCAAAAGCAATTATAGATCCAACAAATAATAAAGCTTTTCTTGATTATAAGGCCTATGCAAATTATGCATTGATTTTTTACTGTTTTTCGATGATTTTGCTATTATCATTTTTCGTGTTTAAAAATAATAAGTTGCCTGCAGCAGAGGAGGCATCAAAAGAATTAGCTGTGATTTCAGCAATAATATTTTTAATTTATCATATAGCTGCCAGTATTTTCTTCGGAAAAATTTACAATGATATAACCGATCAAAGACAATCAAAAAATACATTCTGGACGATTATAGGATTTATTCTATATCCAATCACTTACATTTTAAGACGTAATAAAATCGCGAGAGACGTTTCAGCATAG
- the tpx gene encoding thiol peroxidase codes for MATVTLGGDTVHTSGTLPQEGSKAPDFKLTTTDLASKSLNDYKGHNVILNVFPSVDTGTCAQSVRSFNEKASKLDNTKVLCISRDLPFALARFCAAEGLDNVESLSDFRDGNFGKSYGLEFTDGAFESLLSRCVLVLNSEGKIIYTQQVPEIADEPDYKAALDALK; via the coding sequence ATGGCAACAGTTACATTAGGTGGAGACACAGTACATACATCTGGAACATTACCTCAAGAAGGTTCTAAAGCCCCAGACTTTAAATTAACAACTACAGATTTAGCTTCTAAATCATTAAACGATTATAAAGGACATAACGTGATCTTAAACGTATTTCCAAGTGTAGATACTGGGACATGCGCACAATCTGTGAGATCTTTTAATGAGAAAGCTTCAAAATTAGACAACACAAAAGTGCTTTGCATCTCAAGAGATTTACCTTTTGCGCTAGCTCGTTTTTGTGCTGCTGAAGGTTTAGACAATGTCGAGAGTCTCTCAGATTTTAGAGATGGTAACTTCGGAAAATCCTACGGATTAGAGTTTACAGATGGCGCATTTGAATCCTTACTTTCGAGATGTGTATTGGTTTTAAATTCTGAAGGAAAAATCATTTATACACAACAAGTTCCAGAAATCGCTGATGAGCCAGATTACAAAGCAGCATTGGATGCTTTGAAATAA
- a CDS encoding LolA family protein, with the protein MKQVIIILAFLISNIGFSQDSKKAETLLNEVYAKAKAYDNISIDFKYVLENQSENIKQETRGDVIMQGDKYVLNILGVTRLFDGKTMYTISPEDEEVTVSSNNSEDENTITPSKMMSFYKDGYSYKMDVIQDVKGRKVQFVKLNPIDTNSEIKEVFLGIDAQTKHIYRLIEVGKNGTKTTLTVNSFKTNEPISKTLFTFDQNKYKEYYINKLD; encoded by the coding sequence ATGAAACAGGTAATTATAATTTTAGCATTTTTAATTAGTAACATAGGATTCTCACAAGACTCTAAAAAGGCAGAAACTTTATTAAATGAAGTTTATGCCAAAGCAAAGGCCTATGATAATATTTCAATAGATTTTAAATACGTTTTAGAAAATCAAAGCGAAAACATAAAACAAGAAACTCGAGGTGATGTTATAATGCAAGGCGATAAATACGTACTTAATATTCTTGGCGTAACTCGATTATTTGATGGCAAAACCATGTACACTATTAGTCCTGAAGATGAAGAGGTGACAGTATCATCTAATAATTCGGAAGATGAAAACACAATTACTCCTAGCAAAATGATGTCTTTTTATAAGGATGGTTATAGCTATAAAATGGATGTGATCCAAGATGTAAAAGGTAGAAAAGTTCAATTTGTCAAACTCAACCCTATCGATACAAATTCTGAAATAAAAGAGGTCTTTTTAGGTATTGATGCCCAAACAAAACATATTTATAGATTAATTGAAGTTGGTAAAAACGGTACCAAAACGACCTTGACTGTTAATTCTTTTAAAACAAACGAGCCTATTTCGAAAACCTTATTTACTTTTGACCAAAATAAGTATAAAGAATATTACATCAACAAGCTAGATTAA
- a CDS encoding DNA translocase FtsK, protein MAKKKTKTKKSTKTSPKFKKPSLKLSSQQKLIFGSLLIIIGILMFIAFLSFFFTGKADQSTLTELASREVKTQNWLNKLGAWTSDFFINKGFGISSFIFSGLVFLSGIYITLDINKSRLRRHWVWGTLIAIWLSIFFGFFSHKYDALGGTIGFEMNSFFQDYIGKIGTILLLVFVLITYAAIRFKVNGDTFVKLFKRAKSDFKGEVNSQDEDSTFTLDNDLTAEAEEIKSAFELNVDEDQTKVKTVDKTEKQKTPEPELKVSPKKEDDEEDDIETELDIEIETVEEEISEDDNLANKLVEDFGQFDPTLELSKFQFPPLDLLKKYDTEGISINKEELEENKNRIVETLNNYKIGISSIKATIGPTVTLYEIVPEAGVRISKIKNLEDDIALSLSALGIRIIAPIPGKGTIGIEVPNKNSTIVSMRSVIASQKFQKSDMELPIAFGKTISNETFVVDLARMPHMLMAGATGQGKSVGLNAVLTSLLYKKHPAEVKFVLVDPKKVELTLFNKIERHYLAKLPDSEDAIITDNTKVINTLNSLCIEMDNRYEMLKNALCRNIKEYNTKFKARKLNPNDGHQFLPYIVLVVDEFADLIMTAGKEVETPIARLAQLARAIGIHLIIATQRPSVNVITGIIKANFPARIAFRVTSKIDSRTILDGGGADQLIGRGDMLYTSGNDITRIQCAFVDTPEVERITEFIGGQKAYPEAYLLPEYVGEESGTSLDNNIEDRDKLFREAAEIIVTAQQGSASLLQRKLKLGYNRAGRIIDQLEAAGIVGGFEGSKARQVLVPDFVALDALLSNEN, encoded by the coding sequence ATGGCGAAGAAAAAAACCAAGACTAAAAAGAGCACTAAAACCTCTCCTAAATTTAAAAAACCAAGCCTTAAGCTATCGAGTCAGCAAAAACTGATTTTTGGTAGTCTCTTGATTATCATTGGTATTTTAATGTTTATTGCGTTTTTATCGTTTTTCTTTACTGGTAAGGCAGATCAAAGTACGCTTACTGAATTAGCTTCAAGAGAAGTAAAAACACAAAACTGGCTTAATAAATTAGGAGCTTGGACGAGCGACTTTTTCATTAATAAAGGTTTTGGGATTTCTTCATTTATTTTTTCTGGATTGGTATTTCTCTCTGGTATCTACATCACTTTAGATATTAATAAATCACGATTACGTCGCCATTGGGTTTGGGGAACACTCATCGCCATTTGGCTATCTATATTTTTCGGTTTCTTTTCCCATAAATACGATGCACTTGGAGGCACTATTGGCTTTGAAATGAACTCATTCTTTCAAGATTATATTGGAAAAATTGGTACAATCCTCCTACTCGTTTTTGTTTTGATTACTTACGCTGCAATTAGATTTAAAGTCAATGGAGACACATTTGTTAAGCTATTTAAAAGGGCGAAAAGCGACTTTAAGGGTGAAGTGAATTCACAGGATGAAGATTCCACTTTTACCCTTGATAACGATTTAACTGCGGAAGCTGAAGAGATTAAATCTGCTTTCGAACTTAATGTTGATGAAGATCAAACAAAAGTGAAAACAGTTGATAAAACTGAAAAACAGAAAACTCCAGAACCAGAATTAAAAGTTAGTCCGAAAAAAGAGGATGACGAAGAAGACGATATAGAAACGGAGTTAGATATAGAAATAGAAACTGTTGAGGAAGAAATTTCCGAAGATGATAATCTTGCCAATAAGCTTGTTGAGGATTTTGGGCAATTTGACCCAACCTTAGAGTTGAGCAAGTTTCAATTTCCGCCCTTAGATCTATTAAAAAAATACGATACTGAAGGTATCTCTATCAATAAAGAAGAACTTGAAGAAAACAAAAACCGTATTGTAGAGACTCTTAACAACTACAAAATTGGTATTTCTAGCATTAAAGCCACGATTGGACCTACGGTAACGCTCTACGAAATTGTGCCAGAAGCAGGAGTTCGTATTTCAAAAATTAAAAATCTTGAAGATGATATTGCGCTTTCCCTTTCTGCATTAGGGATTCGAATTATCGCACCAATTCCGGGTAAAGGAACTATTGGTATTGAGGTTCCCAATAAAAACTCAACTATCGTCTCGATGCGTTCTGTTATTGCGTCCCAGAAATTTCAAAAGTCTGATATGGAATTGCCAATCGCATTTGGAAAAACCATTAGTAATGAAACCTTTGTAGTTGATCTTGCGAGAATGCCTCACATGTTGATGGCAGGTGCCACTGGTCAAGGTAAATCGGTTGGTTTAAACGCGGTGCTCACTTCCCTACTCTACAAGAAACATCCTGCGGAAGTTAAATTTGTGCTTGTAGATCCCAAAAAAGTGGAGCTCACTTTATTCAATAAGATAGAACGTCATTATTTGGCAAAACTTCCAGATAGCGAAGATGCTATAATCACAGATAATACTAAGGTTATCAATACATTAAATTCACTATGTATAGAAATGGATAACCGTTACGAAATGCTTAAAAACGCATTATGTCGTAATATTAAAGAATACAACACCAAGTTCAAAGCGAGAAAGTTAAATCCTAACGATGGCCATCAATTCTTACCTTATATTGTTTTGGTAGTTGATGAGTTTGCCGATTTAATTATGACTGCTGGTAAAGAAGTAGAAACACCTATCGCTCGTTTAGCGCAGTTGGCTCGTGCTATTGGGATTCATTTGATTATTGCAACACAACGACCATCGGTTAACGTCATTACTGGTATAATAAAGGCGAATTTTCCAGCGCGTATAGCTTTTAGGGTAACTTCAAAAATTGATTCACGTACCATTTTAGATGGTGGTGGCGCAGATCAACTTATTGGTCGAGGTGATATGTTATATACCTCCGGAAATGATATAACTAGAATACAATGTGCTTTTGTAGACACTCCAGAAGTTGAACGAATTACTGAATTTATTGGCGGTCAAAAAGCATATCCTGAAGCTTATTTACTTCCAGAATATGTTGGTGAAGAAAGTGGCACAAGTCTTGATAACAATATAGAAGATAGAGATAAATTATTTAGAGAAGCTGCCGAAATTATTGTAACAGCACAACAGGGATCTGCATCTTTATTGCAACGTAAACTAAAACTAGGTTACAATAGAGCTGGTCGTATTATTGATCAATTGGAAGCTGCTGGAATTGTTGGTGGTTTTGAAGGAAGTAAAGCACGACAGGTTTTAGTGCCAGATTTTGTAGCTCTAGATGCATTATTATCAAACGAAAATTAA
- a CDS encoding diacylglycerol kinase: protein MSKKESFLINRLKSVGYAYKGAAYLIKTEASIKIQVFCAIIITIAGFYFEISTTEWLFQIAFIGLVMSLEGVNTAIENIADFVHPDMHASIGKIKDIAAGAVFIAAVSAAIAALVIYIPKIF from the coding sequence ATGTCAAAAAAAGAATCCTTTTTAATAAATAGGCTTAAAAGCGTGGGCTATGCCTACAAAGGCGCTGCGTATCTAATCAAAACGGAAGCCAGTATTAAAATACAGGTGTTTTGCGCTATAATAATTACAATAGCGGGATTCTATTTTGAGATTTCTACAACAGAGTGGTTATTCCAGATTGCATTTATAGGATTGGTCATGAGCCTTGAAGGCGTCAATACTGCCATAGAAAATATTGCAGATTTTGTACATCCAGATATGCACGCAAGTATTGGCAAGATCAAGGATATTGCTGCTGGAGCTGTTTTTATCGCTGCTGTTAGTGCTGCAATTGCTGCCTTGGTAATCTATATTCCGAAGATATTTTAA
- a CDS encoding phosphatase PAP2 family protein, giving the protein MKIKILLFYIFFFGSLTTLVAQTLELDTKVKDSSSIWDLVKHDAKFTVKSVAHSMTRPAQWKGNDFAKFGILIAGTATLSLADQPIRDWSQQNRNDYPQVLRDFGWYFGSPQNYFAVNTGLYTFGLLTKNEKIRKTSVLIISSSVTTGVIQSITKAAVGRARPGSGFDNYAFNPFSGEATYRSFPSGHTILSMTMAHSIAKQFDNVWVKVGIYSVGALPPISRIIDDAHWITDVAFSTALSIIVVDCIDNYLNKEEAYGFPKKKKQISWNLRFSSNQIGIVGTF; this is encoded by the coding sequence TTGAAAATAAAAATACTCTTATTCTATATATTCTTTTTTGGGTCATTAACAACTTTGGTTGCACAAACTCTTGAACTTGATACTAAAGTAAAAGACTCGTCTTCAATTTGGGATTTGGTTAAACACGACGCAAAATTTACTGTAAAGAGCGTAGCTCATTCAATGACGCGTCCCGCTCAATGGAAGGGTAACGATTTTGCTAAATTTGGTATTCTCATTGCTGGGACTGCAACATTAAGTCTTGCAGATCAACCTATACGAGATTGGTCTCAACAGAATAGAAATGATTATCCGCAGGTATTAAGAGATTTTGGCTGGTATTTTGGAAGTCCACAAAATTATTTTGCAGTAAATACTGGACTTTATACGTTTGGGTTGTTGACTAAAAACGAAAAGATAAGAAAAACGAGTGTTTTAATAATTTCTTCATCTGTGACCACTGGAGTAATTCAGTCAATCACCAAGGCTGCAGTTGGCAGAGCACGTCCTGGATCTGGTTTTGATAATTATGCCTTTAACCCTTTTTCGGGTGAGGCAACTTATCGATCATTCCCTTCTGGGCATACTATATTGTCAATGACTATGGCACATTCTATTGCCAAGCAGTTTGATAATGTTTGGGTAAAGGTTGGCATATATAGTGTTGGAGCGTTACCGCCTATTTCTAGAATTATTGACGATGCACATTGGATTACAGATGTAGCATTTAGTACCGCATTGAGTATTATTGTTGTAGACTGTATTGACAATTACCTTAATAAGGAGGAGGCTTATGGTTTTCCGAAGAAAAAAAAGCAAATCTCATGGAACCTGAGATTTAGTTCTAATCAAATTGGTATTGTAGGAACTTTCTAA